One Streptomyces sp. CNQ-509 DNA window includes the following coding sequences:
- the pstB gene encoding phosphate ABC transporter ATP-binding protein PstB, whose protein sequence is MAKRIDIGDLTAYYGDFKAIDGISMAVEPKSVTAFIGPSGCGKSTFLRTINRMHEVIPGARVEGKVMLDDENLYGSGVDPVSVRRVVGMVFQRPNPFPTMSVYENVAAGLKLNARYKKSELDDVVEKSLRGANLWNEVKDRLSRPGSGLSGGQQQRLCIARAIAVEPQVLLMDEPCSALDPISTLAIEDLIGDLKTRFTIVIVTHNMQQAARVSDRTAFFNLAAVGEPGRLIEVGDTDKIFSNPEEKATEDYISGRFG, encoded by the coding sequence ATGGCCAAGCGCATCGACATCGGCGACCTGACCGCCTACTACGGCGACTTCAAGGCGATAGACGGCATCTCGATGGCCGTCGAGCCGAAGTCCGTGACCGCCTTCATCGGCCCGTCCGGCTGCGGCAAGTCCACCTTCCTGCGCACCATCAACCGCATGCACGAGGTCATCCCGGGCGCGCGGGTGGAGGGGAAGGTGATGCTGGACGACGAGAACCTCTACGGCTCCGGCGTCGACCCCGTCTCCGTACGGCGCGTGGTGGGCATGGTCTTCCAGCGGCCCAACCCGTTCCCGACGATGAGCGTGTACGAGAACGTGGCCGCGGGCCTGAAGCTCAACGCCCGCTACAAGAAGTCCGAGCTGGACGACGTGGTGGAGAAGTCCCTGCGCGGCGCGAACCTGTGGAACGAGGTCAAGGACCGCCTGAGCCGCCCCGGCTCCGGCCTCTCCGGCGGCCAGCAGCAGCGCCTGTGCATCGCCCGCGCCATCGCCGTCGAACCCCAGGTGCTCCTCATGGACGAGCCCTGCTCGGCCCTCGACCCGATCTCCACCCTCGCCATCGAGGACCTCATCGGGGATCTGAAGACGCGGTTCACGATCGTCATCGTCACGCACAACATGCAGCAGGCGGCGCGCGTCTCGGACCGCACCGCGTTCTTCAACCTGGCCGCCGTCGGCGAGCCGGGCCGGCTCATCGAGGTCGGCGACACCGACAAGATCTTCTCCAACCCCGAGGAGAAGGCGACGGAGGACTACATCTCGGGCCGCTTCGGCTGA
- the pstA gene encoding phosphate ABC transporter permease PstA has translation MSAPGSVVDRTDAFAIHQPRLPRWAPVAIAVAAVAAGVAVGLGAGLDSRVQWGLIAALLFVAGLYAVSARTEGVRKAKDRLATSLVWGAFLLAVIPLASLVWETVRQGVKVLDGYFLTHSMNGVVAIAPGGGIYHALLGTVQQVALATVIATPIGLLTAVYLVEYGGGRLAKAVTFFVDVMTGIPSIVAGLFILSVWIMGLGFGYSGLAGSFALAILMMPIVVRSTEEMLKLVPNELREASYALGVPKWKTTLKVVLPTSLGGITTGVMLAVARITGETAPLLLLVFGNPAINSDPLEGAQASLPLYIYEQWANGNNASFDRAWAAALVLIVFVMLLNLFARLIARFKAPKTGR, from the coding sequence ATGAGCGCGCCCGGGAGCGTGGTGGACCGGACCGACGCCTTCGCCATCCACCAGCCGCGCCTGCCCCGCTGGGCGCCGGTGGCCATCGCGGTCGCCGCCGTGGCGGCCGGGGTGGCGGTCGGGCTGGGCGCGGGGCTGGACAGCCGGGTGCAGTGGGGGCTGATCGCCGCGCTGCTCTTCGTGGCGGGGCTGTACGCCGTCTCGGCGCGTACGGAGGGCGTCCGCAAGGCGAAGGACCGGCTGGCCACGTCGCTCGTGTGGGGCGCCTTCCTGCTGGCCGTCATCCCGCTGGCGTCGCTGGTCTGGGAGACCGTACGGCAGGGCGTCAAGGTCCTCGACGGCTACTTCCTGACGCACTCCATGAACGGCGTCGTCGCCATCGCGCCCGGCGGGGGCATCTACCACGCCCTTCTCGGCACCGTCCAGCAGGTCGCGCTGGCCACCGTGATCGCCACCCCGATCGGGCTGCTGACCGCCGTGTACCTCGTGGAGTACGGGGGCGGGCGGCTGGCGAAGGCGGTCACCTTCTTCGTCGACGTCATGACCGGCATCCCGTCGATCGTCGCCGGCCTGTTCATCCTCAGCGTCTGGATCATGGGGCTGGGCTTCGGCTACTCCGGACTCGCCGGCTCCTTCGCGCTCGCCATTCTGATGATGCCGATCGTCGTCCGCTCCACCGAGGAGATGCTGAAGCTCGTCCCGAACGAGCTGCGCGAGGCGTCGTACGCCCTGGGCGTACCGAAGTGGAAGACGACCCTCAAGGTCGTCCTCCCCACCTCCCTCGGCGGCATCACCACCGGCGTGATGCTCGCCGTGGCCCGTATCACCGGCGAGACGGCTCCTCTTCTGCTGCTCGTCTTCGGCAACCCCGCCATCAACTCCGACCCCCTCGAGGGCGCCCAGGCGTCGCTGCCGCTCTACATCTACGAGCAGTGGGCCAACGGCAACAACGCCTCCTTCGACCGCGCCTGGGCCGCCGCCCTGGTGCTCATCGTCTTCGTCATGCTCCTCAACCTGTTCGCCCGCCTCATCGCCCGTTTCAAGGCTCCGAAGACCGGCCGCTGA
- the pstC gene encoding phosphate ABC transporter permease subunit PstC, giving the protein MRTTAPPPPEAPRKKGRRRSATRLGDRVFAGLSKGSGITLLVIMGAIAAFLAYRASLALAKNEGNFLTTFQWDANADPPVFGIAVLAFGTIVSSVIAMVIAVPIAVGIALFITHYAPRRVAAPLAYVIDLLAAVPSIVYGLWGALFLVPHLVGPYEWLDDLLGWTVVFSFDGSAPRSLMTAGILLAIMILPIITNVSREVFRQSPQTQQEAALALGATRWELIRMSVLPFGRSGVISASMLGLGRALGETMAVATVLSPSAILSAKLLEPGGGTFAQNIASAFKEAGEFGRDALIASGLVLFVITLLVNGAARLIIARRKEYSGANA; this is encoded by the coding sequence ATACGCACCACCGCCCCGCCACCGCCGGAGGCGCCGCGGAAGAAGGGCCGCCGCAGAAGCGCGACCCGCCTCGGCGACCGCGTCTTCGCCGGCCTGTCGAAGGGCTCCGGGATCACCCTGCTGGTGATCATGGGCGCGATCGCGGCCTTCCTCGCGTACCGCGCCTCGCTCGCCCTCGCCAAGAACGAGGGCAACTTCCTCACCACCTTCCAGTGGGACGCCAACGCCGACCCGCCGGTCTTCGGCATCGCGGTGCTGGCCTTCGGCACGATCGTCTCGTCGGTCATCGCCATGGTCATCGCGGTGCCGATCGCCGTGGGCATCGCGCTCTTCATCACCCACTACGCGCCGCGCAGGGTGGCGGCGCCCCTCGCGTACGTCATCGACCTGCTGGCCGCCGTCCCCTCGATCGTCTACGGCCTGTGGGGCGCCCTGTTCCTGGTGCCGCACCTCGTCGGCCCGTACGAGTGGCTGGACGACCTCCTGGGCTGGACCGTCGTCTTCTCGTTCGACGGCAGCGCCCCGCGCTCCCTCATGACCGCCGGGATCCTGCTGGCGATCATGATCCTGCCGATCATCACCAACGTCAGCCGCGAGGTCTTCCGGCAGTCGCCGCAGACACAGCAGGAGGCGGCGCTGGCACTGGGCGCCACGCGCTGGGAGCTGATCCGGATGTCGGTGCTCCCCTTCGGGCGCTCCGGCGTCATCTCGGCCTCGATGCTGGGCCTGGGGCGGGCGCTGGGCGAGACGATGGCGGTCGCCACGGTGCTGTCCCCGTCGGCGATCCTGTCGGCGAAGCTCCTGGAGCCCGGGGGCGGGACGTTCGCGCAGAACATCGCCTCGGCGTTCAAGGAGGCGGGGGAGTTCGGGCGGGACGCGCTGATCGCCTCCGGCCTGGTGCTGTTCGTCATCACGCTGCTGGTCAACGGCGCCGCCCGGCTGATCATCGCGCGCCGCAAGGAGTACTCGGGAGCGAACGCATGA
- the pstS gene encoding phosphate ABC transporter substrate-binding protein PstS translates to MKLPPTAPLRAAAAGSLALAGALVLGACGSDDNTGGSGSAGGGAQAAADDVKCAGSGELLASGSSAQKNAMDQWVSDFQGVCPDITVNYKATGSGAGIQEFLQGKTGFAGSDSVLKPEEVQASKKVCRNGEAINIPMLGGPIAIGYNVEGVDDLVLNADVVGRIFSGALTTWNDPAIADLNPDADLPDTKIQPVHRSDESGTTDNFTQYLAAAAENTWPHQPGKKWPVQGGQAADGSSGVSAQVKQTDGAISYFELSFATASDINTVKLDTGAKERVEATSQNASKAIAAAKVTGSGKDLAMQLDFTTDTEGAYPLTLLTYEIACDKGNHKDNLDKVKSFLGYTASEAGQSKLSQLGYAPLPAEVVGKVRTTVESLS, encoded by the coding sequence GTGAAGCTTCCCCCCACCGCCCCGCTGCGCGCCGCGGCCGCCGGCTCCCTCGCTCTCGCCGGCGCCCTCGTCCTCGGCGCCTGCGGGTCGGACGACAACACCGGCGGCTCCGGCTCGGCCGGTGGCGGCGCCCAGGCCGCGGCCGACGACGTGAAGTGCGCCGGCTCCGGCGAGCTGCTGGCGTCGGGCTCCTCGGCGCAGAAGAACGCCATGGACCAGTGGGTCAGCGACTTCCAGGGCGTCTGCCCGGACATCACCGTCAACTACAAGGCCACCGGCTCGGGCGCCGGCATCCAGGAGTTCCTCCAGGGCAAGACCGGCTTCGCCGGTTCCGACTCGGTGCTGAAGCCCGAGGAGGTGCAGGCGTCGAAGAAGGTCTGCAGGAACGGCGAGGCCATCAACATCCCGATGCTCGGCGGCCCCATCGCCATCGGGTACAACGTCGAGGGCGTGGACGACCTCGTCCTCAACGCGGACGTCGTCGGCCGGATCTTCTCCGGCGCGCTCACCACCTGGAACGACCCGGCCATCGCCGACCTCAACCCCGACGCGGACCTGCCGGACACCAAGATCCAGCCGGTGCACCGCTCGGACGAGTCCGGAACCACCGACAACTTCACCCAGTACCTCGCCGCCGCCGCCGAGAACACCTGGCCGCACCAGCCGGGCAAGAAGTGGCCCGTCCAGGGCGGTCAGGCCGCGGACGGCTCCTCCGGGGTCTCCGCACAGGTGAAGCAGACCGACGGCGCCATCTCGTACTTCGAGCTGTCCTTCGCCACCGCGAGCGACATCAACACCGTCAAGCTCGACACCGGTGCCAAGGAGCGCGTCGAGGCCACCAGCCAGAACGCCTCCAAGGCCATCGCCGCCGCGAAGGTCACCGGCTCCGGCAAGGACCTGGCGATGCAGCTCGACTTCACCACCGACACCGAGGGCGCCTACCCCCTGACCCTCCTCACCTACGAGATCGCCTGCGACAAGGGCAACCACAAGGACAACCTCGACAAGGTGAAGTCCTTCCTGGGCTACACCGCGAGCGAGGCCGGCCAGTCGAAGCTGAGCCAGCTCGGCTACGCCCCGCTGCCCGCGGAGGTCGTCGGGAAGGTCCGTACGACAGTGGAGTCACTCTCCTGA
- a CDS encoding zinc-dependent metalloprotease has protein sequence MTSIGGAEMVDWNLAVATATRLVRPGPEVSRDEARAIVGELRAHARSAEEHVREFSRMYPEGADPRHDTPILVVDRPGWIKANVAGFRAVLAPLLEKMDKRRSGLPGGAVLGAVGGKITGVELGMLLSFLSSRVLGQYETFAPATRDLPGGPAAHAGSGSGGAGQGRLLLIAPNIVHVERELEVAPHDFRLWVCIHEETHRTQFTAVPWLRDHLQGEIQSFLGETEIDPATLLDRVREALQSLSGSREEGGEERSIVEVVQTPAQREILGRLTAVMSLLEGHADYVMDGVGPQVVPSVSEIREKFTKRRQAGAGRLDQALRKLLGLDAKLRQYRDGERFVRHVVDQVGMDGFNRVWTSPNTLPTKAEIAKPADWIARVHSRAES, from the coding sequence ATGACGAGCATCGGTGGTGCGGAGATGGTCGACTGGAATCTCGCGGTTGCGACCGCGACCCGGCTCGTACGGCCGGGCCCCGAGGTGAGCCGGGACGAGGCGCGCGCCATCGTCGGCGAGCTGCGGGCGCACGCCCGGTCGGCCGAGGAGCACGTACGCGAGTTCTCCCGGATGTATCCCGAGGGCGCCGACCCGCGGCACGACACCCCGATCCTCGTGGTCGACCGCCCCGGCTGGATCAAGGCGAACGTCGCGGGCTTCCGCGCCGTCCTCGCGCCGCTGCTGGAGAAGATGGACAAGCGCCGCTCCGGCCTGCCCGGCGGGGCCGTCCTGGGCGCGGTGGGCGGCAAGATCACCGGCGTCGAGCTGGGGATGCTGCTGTCGTTCCTGTCCTCCCGCGTCCTCGGCCAGTACGAGACCTTCGCCCCCGCCACCCGCGACCTGCCCGGCGGCCCCGCCGCCCACGCCGGCTCCGGCAGCGGCGGCGCGGGACAGGGCAGGCTGCTGCTCATCGCGCCGAACATCGTCCACGTCGAGCGTGAGCTGGAGGTCGCCCCGCACGACTTCCGGCTGTGGGTCTGCATCCACGAGGAGACCCACCGCACGCAGTTCACCGCCGTGCCGTGGCTGCGCGACCACCTCCAGGGCGAGATCCAGTCCTTCCTGGGCGAGACGGAGATCGACCCGGCCACCCTCCTGGACCGCGTACGGGAGGCGCTGCAGAGCCTCAGCGGCAGCCGGGAGGAGGGCGGCGAGGAGCGCAGCATCGTCGAGGTCGTCCAGACCCCGGCGCAGCGGGAGATCCTGGGCCGGCTCACCGCGGTGATGTCCCTGCTGGAGGGGCACGCGGACTACGTGATGGACGGCGTCGGACCGCAGGTCGTGCCGTCGGTCTCGGAGATCCGGGAGAAGTTCACCAAGCGCCGCCAGGCCGGCGCGGGCCGGCTGGACCAGGCGCTGCGCAAGCTGCTGGGCCTGGACGCCAAGCTCCGCCAGTACCGCGACGGCGAGCGCTTCGTGCGGCACGTCGTCGACCAGGTCGGCATGGACGGCTTCAACCGGGTGTGGACCTCGCCGAACACGCTGCCCACCAAGGCGGAGATCGCCAAACCGGCGGACTGGATCGCGCGGGTGCACAGCCGCGCCGAGAGCTGA
- the tilS gene encoding tRNA lysidine(34) synthetase TilS — translation MGPHPAVAAIRLAVRHVLHDVLTEHATAHVPPTPAAFPAAPQASPAASTVSTAAGPPPAARARFAGTSRPAAPTAPAAAPLILVACSGGADSMALASALSFEAPRQGARAGGITIDHGLQAGSDLRAQEVVGRMRALGLDPVESVRVDVGRGGGPEAAAREARYAALDEAAQRLGAAAVLLGHTRDDQAETVLLALARGSGVRSLSGMAATSGPGGRYRRPFLQIDRQVARKACMVQSLPVWDDPHNVDPAYTRSRVRHEALPVLEKALGRGVVASLARTARLSRDDADALDAWAADAERGVRDADGGLDVPGLYALPPAVRRRVLRRAALAAGSPAGSLFSRHIEEMDKLITGWRGQSALNLPGRVSARREQGRLVVRREYRREDDGED, via the coding sequence ATGGGTCCCCATCCAGCGGTCGCCGCGATACGTCTGGCCGTACGCCACGTTCTGCACGACGTGCTTACCGAGCACGCGACGGCGCACGTACCCCCCACCCCCGCGGCCTTCCCGGCCGCTCCCCAGGCATCCCCCGCCGCCTCCACGGTCTCCACGGCCGCGGGCCCCCCACCGGCCGCGCGCGCCCGCTTCGCGGGCACCTCCCGCCCGGCGGCCCCCACTGCCCCCGCAGCCGCCCCGCTGATCCTCGTCGCCTGCTCGGGCGGCGCCGACTCCATGGCGCTGGCCTCCGCGCTCTCCTTCGAAGCCCCCCGCCAGGGCGCCCGCGCCGGCGGCATCACCATCGACCACGGCCTCCAGGCCGGCTCCGACCTGCGCGCGCAGGAGGTCGTCGGCCGCATGCGCGCTCTCGGCCTGGACCCCGTCGAATCCGTGCGCGTCGACGTCGGCCGCGGCGGCGGCCCCGAGGCCGCCGCCCGCGAGGCCCGCTACGCGGCGCTGGACGAGGCCGCGCAGCGCCTCGGCGCCGCCGCCGTACTCCTCGGCCACACCCGCGACGACCAGGCCGAGACCGTGCTGCTGGCGCTCGCCCGCGGCTCCGGCGTGCGCTCCCTGTCCGGCATGGCCGCGACCTCGGGGCCCGGCGGCCGCTACCGCCGCCCGTTCCTGCAGATCGACCGCCAGGTCGCCCGCAAGGCGTGCATGGTCCAGTCGCTGCCCGTCTGGGACGACCCGCACAACGTCGATCCCGCCTACACCCGCTCCCGCGTCCGCCACGAGGCGCTGCCCGTGCTGGAGAAGGCGCTGGGCCGCGGCGTCGTCGCCTCCCTGGCCCGTACCGCCCGGCTCTCCCGGGACGACGCCGACGCCCTCGACGCCTGGGCCGCCGACGCCGAGCGCGGCGTACGGGACGCGGACGGCGGCCTCGACGTCCCCGGGCTGTACGCGCTGCCGCCCGCCGTGCGGCGCCGCGTCCTGCGCCGCGCGGCCCTGGCGGCCGGCTCCCCGGCCGGGTCCCTCTTCAGCCGGCACATCGAGGAGATGGACAAGCTCATCACCGGCTGGCGCGGGCAGAGCGCCCTCAACCTCCCCGGGCGGGTGTCCGCCCGCCGCGAACAGGGCCGGCTCGTCGTCCGGCGGGAGTACCGCCGGGAGGACGACGGGGAGGACTGA
- the hpt gene encoding hypoxanthine phosphoribosyltransferase, with translation MGADLEKVLITKEEIDAKLAEMAAKIDAEYAGKDLLIVGVLKGAVMVMADLARTLSTPVTMDWMAVSSYGAGTQSSGVVRILKDLDTDIQDRHVMIVEDIIDSGLTLSWLLSNLGSRQPASLRVFTLLRKPEAAKVPIDVDWVGFDIPNEFVVGYGLDYAEKYRNLPFVGTLAPHVYGG, from the coding sequence ATGGGCGCGGACCTTGAGAAAGTGCTCATCACCAAGGAAGAGATCGACGCCAAGCTCGCCGAGATGGCCGCGAAGATCGACGCGGAGTACGCCGGCAAGGATCTCCTGATCGTCGGGGTGCTCAAGGGCGCCGTGATGGTCATGGCGGACCTCGCCCGCACGCTCTCCACGCCGGTCACGATGGACTGGATGGCCGTGTCCTCGTACGGTGCGGGCACCCAGTCCTCCGGTGTCGTGCGGATCCTCAAGGATCTGGACACCGATATCCAGGACCGGCACGTGATGATCGTCGAGGACATCATCGACTCCGGCCTCACGCTCTCCTGGCTGCTCTCCAACCTCGGTTCCCGGCAGCCGGCCTCGCTGCGGGTCTTCACCCTGCTGCGCAAGCCGGAGGCGGCGAAAGTGCCCATCGACGTGGACTGGGTCGGCTTCGACATTCCCAACGAGTTCGTCGTCGGCTACGGCCTCGACTACGCGGAGAAGTACCGGAACCTGCCCTTCGTCGGCACCCTCGCACCGCACGTGTACGGTGGCTGA
- the ftsH gene encoding ATP-dependent zinc metalloprotease FtsH yields MDVKRYFRGPVMWIVLAVLAVVLLMQLVGSSEGYKSVDTAKVVAAINDKKVSSAELTTGNSETIKVKLKGDNKIDGSDKVQANYIDNQGADLADKLQNRFDKGEIPDGYSVKPTKDNPFVSILLSLLPFVLIVLVFLFLMNQMQGGGSRVMNFGKSKAKLITKDTPKTTFSDVAGADEAVEELHEIKEFLQEPAKFQAVGAKIPKGVLLYGPPGTGKTLLARAVAGEAGVPFYSISGSDFVEMFVGVGASRVRDLFEQAKANAPAIVFVDEIDAVGRHRGAGMGGGHDEREQTLNQLLVEMDGFDVKGGVILIAATNRPDILDPALLRPGRFDRQIGVESPDMQGRLEILRVHQKGKPVAPDVDLSAVARRTPGFTGADLSNVLNEAALLTARSNRKLIDNEMLDEAIDRVVAGPQKRSRIMSEKEKKITAYHEGGHALVAAASPSGDPVHKVTILSRGRALGYTMVLPDEDKYSTTRNEMLDQLAYMMGGRAAEELVFHDPTTGAANDIEKATGLARKMVTQYGMTERLGAIKFGSDQSEPFLGRELSHQRDYSEEVAALVDEEVKKLIETAHNEAWEMLVENRDVLDNLVLELLEKETLGKEEIAEIFRPLVKRPLRPAWTGSSRRTPSTRPPVTSPRETNGSGPRMLDKAETPPAGGGLPGGLQGGTLPGEGPQHQPSPSEGGQP; encoded by the coding sequence ATGGACGTGAAGCGCTACTTCCGTGGGCCGGTCATGTGGATCGTGCTGGCCGTCCTCGCCGTGGTCCTGTTGATGCAACTGGTCGGCTCCTCCGAGGGCTACAAGTCCGTTGACACCGCCAAGGTCGTCGCCGCGATCAACGACAAGAAGGTCAGCTCCGCGGAGCTGACCACCGGTAACAGCGAGACCATCAAGGTCAAGCTCAAGGGCGACAACAAGATCGACGGCAGCGACAAGGTCCAGGCGAACTACATCGACAACCAGGGCGCCGACCTTGCCGACAAGCTGCAGAACAGGTTCGACAAGGGCGAGATCCCCGACGGCTACTCGGTCAAGCCGACGAAGGACAACCCGTTCGTCAGCATCCTGCTCTCGCTGCTGCCGTTCGTCCTGATCGTGCTCGTCTTCCTCTTCCTGATGAACCAGATGCAGGGCGGCGGCTCCCGGGTCATGAACTTCGGGAAGTCCAAGGCCAAGCTCATCACGAAGGACACCCCGAAGACGACCTTCTCCGACGTGGCCGGGGCCGACGAGGCCGTTGAGGAGCTCCACGAGATCAAGGAGTTCCTCCAGGAGCCCGCGAAGTTCCAGGCCGTCGGCGCCAAGATCCCCAAGGGCGTGCTGCTCTACGGCCCGCCCGGCACCGGCAAGACCCTGCTGGCCCGCGCCGTCGCCGGCGAGGCGGGCGTGCCGTTCTACTCCATCTCCGGCTCCGACTTCGTCGAGATGTTCGTCGGCGTCGGCGCCTCCCGCGTCCGCGACCTCTTCGAGCAGGCCAAGGCGAACGCACCCGCGATCGTCTTCGTCGACGAGATCGACGCGGTCGGCCGCCACCGCGGCGCCGGCATGGGCGGCGGCCACGACGAGCGCGAGCAGACGCTGAACCAGCTCCTGGTCGAGATGGACGGCTTCGACGTCAAGGGCGGCGTCATCCTCATCGCGGCCACCAACCGGCCCGACATCCTCGACCCCGCCCTGCTGCGCCCCGGCCGGTTCGACCGGCAGATCGGCGTGGAGAGCCCCGACATGCAGGGCCGGCTGGAGATCCTCAGGGTCCACCAGAAGGGCAAGCCCGTCGCCCCGGACGTGGACCTGTCCGCCGTCGCCCGGCGCACCCCCGGCTTCACCGGCGCCGACCTCAGCAACGTGCTGAACGAGGCCGCGCTGCTCACCGCGCGCAGCAACCGGAAGCTGATCGACAACGAGATGCTGGACGAGGCCATCGACCGCGTGGTCGCCGGCCCGCAGAAGCGCTCCCGCATCATGTCGGAGAAGGAGAAGAAGATCACCGCGTACCACGAGGGCGGGCACGCCCTGGTCGCGGCGGCCTCTCCCAGCGGCGACCCGGTGCACAAGGTGACGATCCTCTCCCGCGGCCGCGCCCTCGGCTACACGATGGTGCTGCCCGACGAGGACAAGTACTCCACCACGCGCAACGAGATGCTGGACCAGCTCGCGTACATGATGGGCGGCCGCGCGGCCGAGGAGCTGGTCTTCCACGACCCGACGACCGGCGCCGCCAACGACATCGAGAAGGCCACCGGGCTCGCCCGCAAGATGGTCACGCAGTACGGCATGACCGAGCGGCTGGGCGCGATCAAGTTCGGCTCCGACCAGTCCGAGCCCTTCCTGGGCCGGGAGCTCTCGCACCAGCGCGACTACTCCGAGGAGGTCGCCGCGCTGGTCGACGAGGAGGTCAAGAAGCTGATCGAGACCGCGCACAACGAGGCGTGGGAGATGCTCGTCGAGAACCGCGACGTGCTCGACAACCTGGTGCTGGAGCTGCTGGAGAAGGAGACCCTGGGCAAGGAGGAGATCGCCGAGATCTTCCGCCCCCTGGTCAAGCGCCCGCTGCGGCCGGCGTGGACCGGCTCCTCGCGGCGTACGCCCTCCACCCGGCCGCCGGTGACCTCCCCGCGGGAGACCAACGGCTCGGGCCCGCGGATGCTCGACAAGGCCGAGACGCCGCCCGCCGGCGGCGGCCTGCCGGGCGGCCTCCAGGGGGGCACGCTGCCGGGCGAGGGCCCGCAGCACCAGCCGTCGCCGAGCGAAGGCGGTCAGCCCTAG
- the folE gene encoding GTP cyclohydrolase I FolE: MTDAAVRTGHGPEHDDGAYGDFDEKRAEDAVRELLIAVGEDPDREGLLDTPARVARAYKEIFAGLRQRPEDVLTTTFDLGHDEMVLVKDIEVLSTCEHHLVPFVGSAHVGYIPSHDGKITGLSKLARLVDVYARRPQVQERLTTQIADSLMEILEPRGVIVVIECEHLCMTMRGVRKPGAKTLTSAVRGQLRHPATRAEAMSLIRSR, from the coding sequence ATGACGGATGCGGCTGTCAGGACGGGACACGGCCCGGAGCACGACGACGGGGCGTACGGCGACTTCGACGAGAAGCGCGCCGAGGACGCCGTGCGTGAACTGCTCATCGCCGTCGGCGAGGACCCCGACCGCGAAGGTCTGCTGGACACACCGGCGCGGGTGGCGCGCGCGTACAAGGAGATCTTCGCCGGCCTGCGGCAGCGCCCGGAGGACGTGCTGACGACGACGTTCGACCTGGGCCACGACGAGATGGTGCTGGTCAAGGACATCGAGGTGCTGAGCACGTGCGAGCACCACCTGGTGCCGTTCGTGGGCTCCGCGCACGTGGGGTACATCCCGTCGCACGACGGGAAGATCACGGGGCTGTCGAAGCTGGCGCGGCTGGTGGACGTGTATGCGCGCAGGCCGCAGGTGCAGGAACGGTTGACCACGCAGATCGCGGACTCGCTGATGGAGATACTCGAGCCGCGGGGCGTGATCGTCGTCATCGAGTGCGAGCACTTGTGCATGACGATGCGGGGTGTGCGGAAGCCGGGGGCGAAGACGCTGACGTCGGCGGTGCGCGGACAGCTCCGGCACCCGGCGACGCGGGCCGAGGCGATGAGCTTGATCAGGTCGCGCTGA
- a CDS encoding formylglycine-generating enzyme family protein: MGGGGVEPGACCAPGRGAEGAAVPEGGGVVAGPGKAVAASGPAAYEPRGGWRKLPGGAFLMGYDDGPYPADGEGPAREVTVDGFAVAATAVTNEGFAAFTDATSYVTDAERFGWSFVFAGFLPKNFPPTASPPQTPWWRQVHQADWRHPEGPGSGLRGRWDHPVVHVSHTDALAFCDWAGARLPTEAEWEYAARGGLEGEPYPWGAERDPEGAYRMNIWRGSFPDRNTAADGYRGTCPVDAFEPNDYGLYNATGNVWEWCADWFHARHHRKAPRDNPRGPRLGQSRVLKGGSHLCHESYCLRYRTSARMGNTPDSSSGNTGFRAIRSL; this comes from the coding sequence ATGGGGGGCGGGGGTGTGGAACCGGGAGCGTGCTGCGCGCCGGGACGCGGTGCGGAGGGCGCGGCGGTACCGGAGGGCGGCGGGGTAGTCGCCGGGCCCGGGAAGGCCGTGGCCGCCTCGGGACCGGCCGCGTACGAACCGCGCGGAGGGTGGCGGAAGCTGCCCGGCGGGGCATTCCTGATGGGCTACGACGACGGCCCGTACCCGGCCGACGGGGAGGGCCCGGCGCGCGAGGTGACGGTCGACGGCTTCGCGGTCGCGGCGACGGCGGTGACGAACGAGGGGTTCGCGGCCTTCACCGACGCGACGTCGTACGTCACGGACGCCGAGCGCTTCGGCTGGTCCTTCGTCTTCGCGGGCTTTTTGCCCAAGAACTTCCCGCCCACCGCCTCGCCGCCGCAGACGCCGTGGTGGCGGCAGGTCCACCAGGCGGACTGGCGGCACCCTGAGGGCCCCGGCTCGGGCCTGCGCGGCCGCTGGGACCACCCGGTGGTGCACGTGTCGCACACGGACGCCCTGGCCTTTTGCGACTGGGCGGGCGCACGGCTGCCGACGGAGGCGGAGTGGGAGTACGCGGCACGCGGCGGGCTGGAGGGGGAGCCGTACCCGTGGGGGGCGGAGCGGGATCCGGAGGGCGCGTACCGGATGAACATCTGGCGTGGCAGCTTCCCCGACCGCAACACGGCGGCGGACGGCTACCGGGGGACGTGCCCGGTGGACGCCTTCGAGCCGAACGACTACGGGCTGTACAACGCGACGGGGAACGTGTGGGAGTGGTGCGCGGACTGGTTCCACGCCCGGCACCACCGGAAGGCCCCGCGCGACAACCCGCGGGGGCCGCGGCTGGGGCAGTCGCGGGTGCTGAAGGGGGGGTCGCATCTGTGCCATGAGTCGTACTGCTTGCGGTACCGGACGTCGGCGAGGATGGGGAACACCCCGGACAGCTCGAGCGGCAACACGGGCTTCAGGGCGATCCGGAGCCTGTGA